In a single window of the Subtercola sp. PAMC28395 genome:
- the otsB gene encoding trehalose-phosphatase, translating to MTGASDLAEKLTQLAATERLLVALDFDGTLAPEVDAPENARALPEARAAILRLLELPDTRVALVSGRAMASLQHVAEAPDSLLLVGSHGVEFRLDSPEITLDQSAGEREQVDRLGETLEAVAARFDQVWVETKPAGFALHTRLASEEDSRAAHEAALTETADAVDALTVRDGKNVIEFSLRSATKGDALRHLAEFTGATAVFYAGDDVTDEDAFRVLGPNDLGLKCGQGATAAGFRVAKPAEVGAVLHDLASLREKHAILPS from the coding sequence GTGACCGGCGCGTCGGACCTGGCTGAGAAGCTGACTCAACTCGCGGCAACCGAACGACTGCTCGTTGCGCTCGACTTCGACGGCACACTCGCTCCCGAGGTGGATGCCCCCGAGAACGCCCGCGCACTGCCAGAGGCCCGCGCGGCCATCCTGCGCCTGCTCGAGCTGCCCGACACCCGCGTCGCGCTCGTGTCGGGCCGAGCCATGGCCAGTCTGCAGCACGTTGCAGAGGCACCCGACTCGCTGCTGCTCGTCGGTTCGCACGGGGTTGAATTCCGGTTGGACTCGCCTGAGATCACCCTCGACCAGAGCGCGGGGGAGCGCGAACAGGTCGACCGGTTGGGCGAGACACTCGAGGCCGTTGCGGCGCGCTTCGATCAGGTCTGGGTCGAGACGAAGCCCGCCGGTTTTGCGCTGCACACCCGGTTGGCGTCAGAGGAAGACAGCCGTGCCGCACACGAGGCGGCGCTCACAGAGACGGCGGATGCGGTCGACGCTCTCACGGTTCGCGACGGCAAGAACGTGATCGAGTTCTCGCTGCGGAGTGCCACCAAGGGTGACGCCCTTCGACACCTCGCGGAGTTCACCGGCGCGACGGCGGTCTTCTACGCCGGCGACGATGTCACCGACGAAGATGCGTTCCGGGTGCTCGGGCCGAACGACCTCGGCCTGAAGTGCGGGCAAGGCGCGACTGCCGCGGGATTCCGTGTGGCGAAGCCTGCCGAGGTGGGCGCGGTGCTCCACGACCTCGCGTCACTCCGCGAAAAACACGCGATTCTGCCCTCCTGA
- a CDS encoding gamma-glutamyl-gamma-aminobutyrate hydrolase family protein — MTTGNKSDDRPPSGAPIIGLTTYLEQVQSGVWDHPAAYLPQVYVEAVTRAGGIAVLLPPQPASKAIAARVLDALDGLIVTGGTDVDPALYGQAAHPSTDAPRRDRDAWEQALLLGALERELPFLGICRGAQVLNVALGGTLHQHVPDLVDGSRYRLGGGEFTTVPVDIDPTSKLASLLPDPGALNVPVYHHQSIDQLGDGLRITAATDDGIVEAIELESAPFAVAVQWHPEESSDDLRLFTGLVRASRDYRYSRTAAEAAAVG, encoded by the coding sequence GTGACTACAGGCAACAAATCGGATGATCGGCCTCCGTCCGGCGCGCCGATCATCGGTCTGACCACCTACCTCGAGCAGGTGCAGTCCGGCGTGTGGGATCACCCCGCTGCCTACCTGCCGCAGGTCTACGTCGAGGCTGTCACTCGGGCCGGAGGTATCGCCGTTCTGCTTCCACCGCAGCCGGCCTCGAAAGCGATCGCCGCCCGGGTGCTCGACGCACTCGACGGGCTCATCGTCACCGGGGGTACCGACGTCGACCCGGCGCTGTACGGGCAGGCTGCGCATCCATCGACCGATGCGCCCCGCCGAGATCGCGATGCCTGGGAGCAGGCCCTGCTGCTGGGGGCTCTCGAGCGGGAGTTGCCCTTCCTCGGCATCTGCCGCGGAGCACAGGTGCTCAACGTGGCGCTCGGCGGTACCCTGCACCAGCACGTTCCCGACCTCGTGGACGGGTCGCGATACCGACTCGGTGGAGGAGAATTCACCACCGTGCCCGTCGATATCGACCCGACATCGAAACTGGCCAGTCTCCTCCCGGATCCGGGAGCGCTGAACGTGCCTGTCTACCACCACCAGTCCATCGACCAGCTCGGCGACGGACTGCGCATCACCGCTGCCACTGACGACGGGATCGTGGAGGCCATAGAACTCGAGAGCGCGCCGTTCGCCGTCGCAGTGCAGTGGCACCCCGAAGAATCGTCCGACGATCTCCGGTTGTTCACCGGCCTGGTGCGTGCTTCGCGCGACTATCGCTACAGTCGAACCGCAGCAGAGGCTGCAGCGGTCGGGTAG
- a CDS encoding glucose-6-phosphate dehydrogenase: MSQLIGTLIILGASGDLSARLLLPGLAQLLTADSERTMVLIGAGAEEWDDTKWHEVVTTSFAEVNASGETVAGILEGSHYFQVDVTKSDDLAKLIGACEGVPAIYFALPPAVAALACAALQNVTLPSGTTLALEKPFGTDEHSAIALNELLLKLVPEEQIHRVDHFLGRSTVLNLLGLRFANRIFEPVWNAEHIEKVEIIYDEQLALEGRARYYDKAGALVDMIQSHLLQVMAVVAMEPPSTLRSHDLRDAKQLVLRATQVWQGDPIAASRRARYTAGEVQGRELPSYIDEKGVDPAHETETLAEVTFEINTWRWAGVPFTLRSGKALAERRREIVITFRPARQLPVGLKGHNDPTVLRVFLAPDEMSLEININGPGDPYELERISLDAHFGDGQLLAYREVLAGILDGDSSLSVRGDSAVEGWRIVGPVVKAWHEHEVPIDDYPAGSAGPALWPRI, encoded by the coding sequence ATGAGTCAATTGATCGGCACCCTCATCATTCTCGGTGCCAGTGGAGACCTGTCGGCGCGGCTACTTCTTCCGGGTCTGGCGCAGCTTCTGACCGCTGATTCCGAGCGCACGATGGTGCTCATCGGCGCGGGCGCCGAGGAGTGGGACGACACGAAGTGGCACGAGGTCGTGACAACCTCATTCGCTGAAGTGAATGCCTCGGGCGAGACGGTCGCGGGCATCCTCGAGGGGTCTCACTACTTTCAGGTCGACGTCACCAAGTCCGATGACCTCGCGAAACTGATCGGCGCCTGCGAGGGTGTGCCAGCGATCTACTTCGCGCTGCCTCCCGCTGTCGCGGCACTGGCCTGCGCCGCACTTCAGAACGTGACCCTGCCCAGCGGAACGACGCTTGCGCTCGAGAAGCCCTTCGGAACCGACGAGCACAGCGCCATCGCCCTCAACGAGTTGCTGCTGAAGCTGGTGCCAGAAGAGCAGATCCACCGGGTCGACCACTTCCTGGGCCGGTCGACCGTGCTCAACCTCCTCGGCCTGCGTTTCGCCAACCGCATCTTCGAACCGGTGTGGAACGCCGAGCACATCGAAAAGGTCGAGATCATCTACGACGAGCAGCTCGCTCTCGAAGGTCGCGCGCGGTACTACGACAAAGCGGGTGCGCTCGTCGACATGATCCAGAGTCACCTGCTGCAGGTGATGGCGGTCGTTGCCATGGAACCACCCTCTACGCTGCGCTCGCACGACCTACGCGACGCCAAGCAACTCGTGTTGCGGGCCACCCAGGTGTGGCAGGGCGACCCGATCGCGGCGAGCCGCCGTGCCCGGTACACCGCGGGAGAGGTGCAGGGCCGCGAGCTGCCTTCGTACATCGACGAGAAGGGCGTCGACCCTGCCCACGAGACCGAGACGCTCGCCGAGGTGACCTTCGAGATCAACACCTGGCGCTGGGCCGGGGTGCCGTTCACGCTGCGCTCGGGCAAGGCGCTGGCCGAACGTCGGCGCGAGATCGTCATCACGTTCCGCCCGGCGAGGCAACTCCCGGTCGGGCTCAAGGGTCACAACGATCCCACTGTGCTGCGGGTCTTCCTCGCCCCTGACGAGATGTCGCTCGAGATCAACATCAACGGCCCGGGTGATCCCTACGAACTCGAGCGCATCAGCCTCGACGCCCACTTCGGCGACGGGCAACTGCTGGCCTACCGTGAAGTGCTGGCGGGCATCCTCGACGGCGACTCGTCGCTGTCGGTGCGCGGTGACTCCGCCGTGGAGGGCTGGCGGATCGTCGGCCCGGTCGTGAAGGCCTGGCATGAGCACGAGGTGCCGATCGACGACTACCCTGCCGGCAGCGCAGGCCCCGCGCTCTGGCCGCGCATCTGA
- a CDS encoding acetolactate synthase large subunit: MSTESLPVPSNSAFSGARPTARPAAPKLESEILTGSGAILRSLEILGVTDVFGLPGGAIIPFYDELMASSTIRHILVRHEQGAGHAAEGYASSTGKVGVAIATSGPGATNLVTAIADAYMDSVPLLCITGQIFSHLMGTDGFQEVDIVGITMPITKHSFLVTKPEDIPATLAAAYLIASTGRPGPVLVDITKDAQQNKAPFVWPAKVELPGYRPVVKAHGKQIQAAAQLLVEAKRPVFYVGGGVIRAEASAELLALAELTGVPVVTTLMARGAFPDSHPQALGMPGMHGTVPAVLALQESDLLISLGARFDDRVTGKVSEFAPDAKVVHVDIDPAEISKIRMADVPIVGDAKDVIIDLIAAFTVAAAEAAAGAASAAAAAAEVAGPDDEVQAQPTVDAVPDISDWWDRLRELKRQYPLGYDEPEDGLLSPQYVIERIGQITGPEGVYASGVGQHQMWAAQFIKYERPNAWLNSGGAGTMGYGVPAAMGAKVANPDRTVWAIDGDGCFQMTNQELATCTINKIPIKVAIINNSSLGMVRQWQTLFYDGRHSFTDLNTGDGTIMIPDFVKMAEAYGALGIRVTKKEDVDAAIKLAIETNDRPVVIDFVVSRDSMVWPMVPQGLSNSSVQYAREHAPEWEEE; this comes from the coding sequence ATGTCCACGGAATCACTTCCCGTGCCGTCGAATTCCGCGTTCTCCGGCGCCCGACCGACGGCCAGGCCAGCTGCTCCGAAGCTGGAGTCAGAAATTCTCACCGGGTCGGGCGCGATTCTGCGTTCGCTCGAGATCCTCGGCGTCACCGACGTCTTCGGGCTTCCCGGTGGCGCGATCATCCCGTTCTACGACGAGCTGATGGCGTCGTCGACGATCAGGCACATCCTCGTGCGCCACGAGCAGGGTGCCGGGCACGCGGCAGAGGGCTACGCGTCGTCGACCGGCAAGGTCGGAGTTGCCATCGCGACCTCAGGGCCGGGAGCCACGAACCTCGTCACCGCCATCGCTGATGCGTACATGGACTCGGTTCCGCTCCTGTGCATCACCGGCCAGATCTTCTCGCATCTGATGGGAACAGACGGCTTTCAGGAGGTCGACATCGTCGGCATCACGATGCCGATCACGAAGCACTCGTTCCTCGTCACCAAGCCTGAAGACATTCCGGCGACCCTGGCTGCGGCGTATCTCATCGCGTCGACCGGCCGACCCGGCCCCGTTCTCGTCGACATCACCAAGGATGCCCAGCAGAACAAGGCGCCCTTCGTGTGGCCGGCCAAAGTCGAGCTGCCCGGGTACCGGCCCGTCGTCAAGGCGCACGGCAAGCAGATCCAGGCTGCGGCGCAGCTGCTGGTCGAAGCCAAGCGGCCCGTCTTCTACGTGGGTGGCGGTGTCATCCGAGCCGAGGCATCGGCCGAACTGCTGGCCCTGGCCGAACTCACCGGCGTGCCCGTCGTCACGACGCTGATGGCGCGCGGCGCGTTCCCCGACTCACACCCGCAGGCCCTCGGCATGCCGGGCATGCACGGTACGGTTCCCGCGGTGCTCGCACTGCAGGAGAGCGACCTGCTCATCTCCCTCGGCGCGCGTTTCGACGACCGCGTTACGGGTAAGGTCAGCGAGTTCGCACCTGATGCCAAGGTCGTGCACGTCGACATCGACCCGGCTGAGATCTCGAAGATCCGTATGGCCGATGTGCCGATCGTGGGCGACGCCAAAGACGTCATCATCGACCTGATCGCCGCCTTCACCGTTGCTGCCGCCGAGGCCGCAGCTGGTGCGGCCAGCGCTGCCGCTGCCGCTGCCGAGGTTGCCGGACCCGACGATGAAGTGCAGGCCCAGCCAACCGTCGACGCTGTGCCCGACATCTCCGACTGGTGGGATCGCCTTCGCGAGCTCAAGCGCCAGTACCCGCTGGGCTACGACGAGCCTGAAGACGGACTGCTGTCGCCGCAGTACGTCATTGAACGCATCGGCCAGATCACCGGCCCTGAGGGCGTCTATGCCTCCGGTGTCGGCCAGCACCAGATGTGGGCTGCCCAGTTCATCAAATACGAGCGCCCCAACGCCTGGCTGAACTCGGGAGGCGCCGGCACGATGGGCTATGGCGTTCCCGCGGCCATGGGCGCGAAGGTCGCGAACCCCGACCGCACAGTCTGGGCGATCGACGGCGACGGGTGCTTCCAGATGACCAACCAGGAGCTGGCCACCTGCACGATCAACAAGATCCCGATCAAGGTCGCGATCATCAACAACTCCTCGCTCGGCATGGTGCGGCAGTGGCAGACCCTCTTCTACGACGGCCGTCACAGCTTCACCGACCTGAACACCGGCGACGGAACGATCATGATTCCCGACTTCGTGAAGATGGCTGAAGCATACGGTGCACTGGGCATCCGCGTCACCAAGAAGGAAGACGTCGACGCCGCGATCAAGCTGGCGATCGAGACCAACGATCGCCCCGTGGTCATCGACTTCGTGGTGAGCCGCGACTCGATGGTCTGGCCGATGGTTCCGCAGGGACTCAGCAATTCATCTGTTCAGTACGCGCGCGAGCACGCCCCAGAGTGGGAAGAGGAGTAA
- a CDS encoding GH1 family beta-glucosidase: MTHGKPDTGNADYRDGGLEFPASFIFGSATASYQIEGAVNEDGRGPSIWDTFSHTPGLVVDGDTGDVADDHYHRLEEDLDLMKSLNLQAYRFSIAWPRIQPTGRGPANQAGLDFYSRLIDGLIARGIRPVATLYHWDLPQALEDEGGWRVRSTAEAFGDYARIVGEAFGDRIHTWTTLNEPWCSAYLGYGSGAHAPGVTDPESALRAVHHLNLAHGLAIMAIREVASNDPQFSVTLNLHVVRPATDSAEDADAVRQIEALGNRAFTGPMLLGAYPADLFEDTKAITDWSFVFSNDLHIINQPLDVLGVNYYSTNLVRVWPGDGPKQNADGHKDVGGSPWPGAGRVEFLAQPGPYTEMGWNIEPSGLEELLLSLHGQFPGQPMMITENGAAFDDVVEDGAIHDVDRIDYLRRHLTAAHRAVQQGVDLRGYFVWSLMDNFEWSYGYSKRFGIVRVDYDTLVRTKKDSALWYAELAASNRLPD, encoded by the coding sequence ATGACGCATGGCAAGCCCGATACGGGCAACGCAGACTACCGCGACGGTGGGCTGGAGTTCCCCGCATCGTTCATCTTCGGTTCGGCGACGGCGTCGTACCAGATCGAGGGTGCAGTGAACGAAGACGGTCGCGGGCCGTCAATCTGGGACACCTTCAGTCACACGCCCGGGTTGGTTGTCGACGGAGACACAGGTGACGTTGCCGATGATCACTACCACCGGCTCGAAGAAGACCTCGACCTGATGAAGTCCCTGAACCTGCAGGCGTACCGGTTCTCGATTGCCTGGCCACGAATCCAGCCGACGGGTCGCGGCCCCGCGAACCAGGCCGGGCTCGACTTCTACTCGCGGCTGATAGACGGGCTGATCGCCCGCGGAATCAGGCCAGTGGCGACCCTCTACCACTGGGATCTCCCGCAGGCCCTCGAAGACGAAGGTGGCTGGCGCGTGCGGTCGACGGCCGAGGCGTTCGGCGACTACGCCCGAATCGTCGGTGAGGCCTTCGGTGACCGTATCCACACCTGGACCACTCTCAACGAGCCGTGGTGCTCCGCGTACCTCGGGTACGGTTCCGGGGCGCACGCTCCGGGCGTCACCGACCCCGAGTCGGCGCTGCGTGCCGTGCATCACCTGAATCTGGCCCACGGGCTGGCCATCATGGCCATCCGCGAAGTGGCGAGCAACGACCCGCAATTCTCGGTCACGCTCAACCTCCACGTGGTGCGGCCGGCGACAGACTCCGCCGAAGACGCCGATGCGGTGCGACAGATCGAGGCCCTCGGCAATCGTGCCTTCACCGGCCCGATGCTCCTTGGCGCATACCCTGCCGACCTGTTCGAAGACACCAAGGCGATCACCGACTGGTCATTCGTCTTCAGCAACGACCTGCACATCATCAACCAGCCGCTTGACGTGCTCGGTGTGAACTACTACTCGACGAACCTCGTGCGTGTGTGGCCCGGTGACGGCCCCAAGCAGAACGCCGACGGCCACAAAGACGTCGGTGGCTCACCGTGGCCCGGGGCCGGGCGGGTCGAGTTCCTGGCGCAGCCAGGGCCGTATACCGAGATGGGCTGGAACATCGAGCCTTCGGGGCTTGAAGAGCTGCTGCTGTCGCTCCATGGCCAGTTCCCCGGCCAGCCGATGATGATCACCGAGAACGGTGCGGCGTTCGACGACGTCGTCGAAGACGGTGCCATCCATGACGTCGATCGCATCGACTACCTGAGGCGACACCTGACGGCCGCCCACCGGGCCGTTCAGCAGGGAGTCGATCTCCGCGGGTACTTCGTCTGGTCGCTCATGGACAACTTCGAGTGGAGCTACGGGTACTCGAAGCGATTCGGGATCGTGCGGGTCGACTACGACACGCTGGTGCGCACCAAGAAAGACAGCGCGCTCTGGTACGCCGAGCTTGCTGCCTCGAACCGGCTCCCCGACTGA
- a CDS encoding sugar phosphate isomerase/epimerase family protein codes for MSTSCVYPLGVEEGFRHASLAGFDGVEVMVTRDEVTQSPDTLLALSEKYGVPILSIHAPVLLLTHFVWGRDPQIKLEKSAELAKAVGATAVVVHPPFRWQAGYAENFLRIVRETTETFDIEIAVENMFPWKVKNTSLKAYSPGWDPVVMDCDAVTLDFSHAALSGRDSLEMAEALGSRLRHVHLCDGSASLDEGRIFDEHLLPGYGSQPVREVLQFLRSTDWSGNIVAEVNTRKAKTEDDRLELLRETAAFGRGEEWLKAEAADGTKHTQKKRSQKKRSLKKAARASAKLEIEADGQNQGTTARGDDTSVWPEFRSDEKLEKQRAKAVKKAHKQARRAGQSA; via the coding sequence ATGAGTACGTCGTGCGTCTACCCTCTGGGGGTCGAAGAGGGCTTTCGGCACGCCAGCCTGGCGGGGTTTGACGGAGTCGAAGTGATGGTCACCCGGGATGAGGTGACACAGTCACCCGACACGCTTCTCGCGCTCTCGGAGAAGTACGGCGTGCCGATTCTCTCGATCCATGCGCCGGTACTGCTGCTGACCCACTTCGTGTGGGGCCGGGACCCGCAGATCAAACTCGAGAAGTCGGCCGAGCTGGCCAAGGCTGTCGGTGCCACAGCGGTGGTCGTGCATCCACCGTTCCGCTGGCAGGCCGGGTATGCCGAGAACTTCCTGCGGATCGTGCGCGAGACGACCGAGACCTTCGACATCGAGATCGCCGTCGAGAACATGTTCCCGTGGAAGGTCAAGAACACAAGCCTGAAAGCGTATTCTCCCGGCTGGGACCCCGTGGTCATGGACTGTGATGCGGTAACCCTCGACTTCTCGCACGCAGCGCTCTCAGGGCGCGATTCGCTCGAGATGGCCGAGGCCCTGGGTTCGCGGCTGCGGCACGTGCACCTCTGCGACGGCTCTGCCTCGCTCGACGAGGGTCGCATCTTCGACGAGCACCTGCTGCCGGGCTACGGCAGCCAGCCCGTGCGCGAAGTGCTCCAGTTCCTTCGCAGCACCGATTGGTCGGGCAACATCGTCGCCGAAGTGAACACGCGGAAGGCGAAGACTGAGGATGATCGGCTCGAGCTCCTGCGCGAGACAGCCGCTTTCGGTCGAGGGGAAGAGTGGCTGAAGGCCGAGGCAGCCGACGGAACGAAGCACACGCAGAAGAAGCGGAGCCAGAAGAAGCGGAGCCTGAAGAAGGCGGCACGTGCCTCAGCGAAGCTGGAAATCGAAGCGGACGGCCAGAATCAGGGCACGACGGCCAGAGGCGATGACACGAGCGTCTGGCCAGAGTTCAGGTCAGACGAGAAACTCGAGAAGCAGAGGGCGAAGGCGGTGAAGAAAGCGCACAAGCAGGCACGCCGGGCCGGTCAGTCTGCCTGA
- a CDS encoding trehalose-6-phosphate synthase yields MTSAAPQPNADPSAASRTESEQYDFVVVSNRLPVDKVIADDGTSSWRASPGGLVTALEPVMKASEGAWVGWTGVPDDDSEPFENDGISIVPIALSHDDVELYYEGFSNDTLWPLYHDVIAPPTYHRDWWESYLAVNQRFADAAAAVAAHGATVWVQDYQLQLVPKMLRQLRPDLVIGFFNHIPFPAYGIFSQLPWRTQIIEGLLGADVIGFQRVADAGNFTRAVRRLLGHTTKGTNIDVPIDDEAEVQGNQARAKVSRRGIRVRTVEARAFPISIDAASFEELARSPEIQARAREIRHDLGDPDVVLLGVDRLDYTKGIGHRLKAYGELLEDGKLSVEDTSLIQVASPSRERVKTYMMLRDEIELTVGRINGDFSTISHAAISYLHQGFPREEMVALYLAADVMLVTALRDGMNLVAKEYVASRFDNDGVLVLSEFAGAADELKAALLVNPHDIEGLKEAVLKAIAMPRHERSRRMRSMRKRVIEFDVARWSQSFLDALAAQTLAQSAADAAAEAADAASDESDRRDDEGDDESQAAGQRGTASAGQGSEQ; encoded by the coding sequence ATCACTTCAGCCGCCCCCCAGCCGAACGCCGACCCGTCGGCGGCCAGTCGCACGGAGTCCGAACAGTACGACTTCGTTGTCGTCTCCAACCGGCTGCCCGTCGACAAGGTCATCGCCGACGACGGCACGAGCTCCTGGCGGGCTTCACCCGGAGGGCTGGTCACTGCGCTCGAACCGGTCATGAAGGCCAGCGAAGGTGCCTGGGTCGGCTGGACGGGAGTGCCCGACGATGACTCCGAGCCGTTCGAAAACGATGGCATCTCGATCGTTCCGATCGCGCTCAGTCACGACGACGTCGAGCTCTACTACGAGGGGTTCTCCAACGACACCCTGTGGCCGCTCTATCATGACGTGATCGCGCCCCCCACGTACCACCGCGACTGGTGGGAGTCGTACCTGGCGGTCAACCAGCGTTTCGCCGACGCGGCCGCCGCCGTTGCCGCCCACGGGGCCACCGTCTGGGTGCAGGACTACCAGCTCCAGCTCGTTCCGAAGATGCTTCGCCAGCTGCGGCCCGATCTGGTCATCGGCTTCTTCAATCACATTCCGTTTCCGGCATATGGCATCTTCTCGCAGCTCCCGTGGCGCACGCAGATCATCGAGGGCCTGCTCGGTGCCGACGTGATCGGGTTCCAGCGCGTGGCCGACGCGGGCAACTTCACCCGTGCCGTGCGGCGCCTGCTCGGCCACACCACCAAGGGCACGAACATCGACGTGCCGATCGACGACGAGGCAGAGGTGCAGGGCAACCAGGCCAGGGCGAAGGTGTCGCGCCGGGGCATCCGGGTTCGCACCGTCGAAGCCCGTGCGTTTCCGATCTCGATCGACGCAGCGAGCTTCGAAGAACTGGCGCGCAGCCCTGAGATCCAGGCGAGGGCACGGGAGATCAGGCACGACCTGGGTGACCCCGACGTCGTGCTGCTGGGCGTCGACCGCCTCGACTACACGAAGGGCATCGGGCACCGGCTCAAGGCCTATGGCGAGCTTCTCGAAGACGGCAAGCTCAGCGTCGAAGACACCAGCCTGATCCAGGTGGCCAGCCCGAGTCGCGAACGGGTCAAGACCTACATGATGCTGCGCGACGAGATCGAACTCACGGTGGGCCGTATCAACGGCGACTTCTCGACGATCAGCCACGCGGCGATCAGCTACCTGCACCAGGGTTTTCCGCGTGAAGAGATGGTGGCCCTCTACCTGGCGGCCGACGTGATGCTCGTCACTGCACTCCGCGACGGCATGAACCTGGTAGCCAAGGAGTACGTCGCGAGCCGTTTCGACAACGACGGCGTGCTGGTGCTCAGTGAGTTCGCGGGCGCCGCCGATGAGCTGAAAGCCGCGCTGCTGGTCAACCCGCACGACATCGAGGGCCTGAAGGAAGCAGTTCTGAAGGCCATCGCGATGCCCCGCCACGAGCGCTCGCGTCGCATGCGCAGCATGCGCAAGCGTGTGATCGAATTCGATGTCGCCCGCTGGTCGCAGTCGTTCCTCGATGCTCTGGCCGCGCAGACGCTCGCCCAGAGCGCCGCTGACGCGGCTGCCGAAGCGGCGGATGCCGCGAGTGACGAGTCTGATAGGCGCGATGACGAGGGCGACGACGAGAGTCAGGCCGCCGGCCAGCGGGGCACAGCGAGCGCAGGCCAGGGCTCAGAACAGTGA
- the ilvD gene encoding dihydroxy-acid dehydratase: MPEIDMKPRSRVVTDGIEATTSRGMLRAVGMGDADWDKPQIGIASSWNEITPCNLSLDRLAQASKEGVHSGGGYPLQFGTISVSDGISMGHEGMHFSLVSREVIADSVETVMQAERLDGSILLAGCDKSLPGMLMAAARLDLASVFLYAGSIAPGWVKLSDGTEKDITIIDSFEAVGGVKAGTMSEADAKRIECAFAPGEGACGGMYTANTMASVAEALGMSLPGSASPASADRRRDYYAHRSGEAVVNLLRLGITTRDILTKDAFENAIAVAMALGGSTNVILHLLAIAYEAEVDLTIDDFNRIGDTIPHLADMKPFGQYVMNDLDRHGGLPVLMKALLDAGLLHGDALTVTGKTLAENLAEIDIPALDGKVLRTLDNPIHPTGGLTVLKGSLAPEGSVVKTAGFDASVFEGPAKVFERERAAMDALTNGEIQHGDVVVIRYEGPKGGPGMREMLAITAAIKGAGLGKDVLLLTDGRFSGGTTGLCIGHIAPEAVDAGPIAFVRDGDLIRVDIAARSLDLLVEPSELAARRDGWAPLPPRYTRGVLAKYSKLVHSAAEGAITG, from the coding sequence ATGCCCGAAATAGACATGAAGCCGCGCAGTCGCGTCGTCACCGATGGAATCGAAGCCACCACCTCTCGCGGAATGCTCCGTGCTGTGGGCATGGGCGACGCCGACTGGGACAAGCCGCAGATCGGCATCGCGAGCTCGTGGAACGAGATCACCCCCTGCAACCTCTCCCTCGACCGTCTCGCACAGGCCTCGAAAGAGGGCGTGCACTCCGGTGGCGGTTACCCGCTGCAATTCGGAACGATCTCGGTCTCCGACGGCATCTCGATGGGCCACGAGGGCATGCACTTCTCGCTCGTCTCTCGCGAGGTCATCGCCGACAGCGTCGAAACCGTCATGCAGGCCGAGCGCCTCGACGGCTCGATTCTCCTGGCGGGCTGCGACAAGTCGCTGCCCGGAATGCTCATGGCGGCAGCACGCCTCGACCTTGCGAGCGTCTTCCTCTACGCGGGCTCGATCGCGCCCGGCTGGGTCAAGCTCAGCGACGGCACCGAGAAAGACATCACGATCATCGACTCGTTCGAGGCTGTCGGTGGGGTCAAGGCAGGCACCATGAGCGAGGCCGACGCCAAGCGCATCGAGTGCGCCTTCGCCCCTGGCGAGGGTGCCTGTGGCGGCATGTACACCGCCAACACCATGGCGAGCGTCGCAGAGGCCCTCGGCATGAGCCTGCCCGGCTCCGCTTCGCCCGCGAGTGCCGACCGCCGTCGCGACTACTACGCACACCGCTCGGGTGAGGCCGTCGTCAACCTGCTGCGCCTCGGCATCACGACCCGCGACATCCTCACTAAAGACGCGTTCGAGAACGCCATCGCCGTCGCTATGGCGCTCGGAGGGTCGACCAACGTCATCCTGCACCTGCTGGCCATCGCGTACGAAGCCGAGGTCGACCTCACCATCGACGACTTCAACCGCATCGGCGACACCATCCCGCACCTCGCCGATATGAAGCCCTTCGGCCAGTACGTCATGAACGACCTCGACCGCCACGGAGGCCTGCCCGTTCTCATGAAGGCGCTGCTCGATGCCGGGCTGCTGCACGGCGATGCACTCACCGTGACGGGCAAGACCCTGGCCGAGAACCTCGCTGAGATCGACATTCCCGCGCTCGATGGCAAAGTGCTTCGCACGCTCGACAACCCGATCCACCCCACCGGTGGCCTCACCGTGCTGAAGGGCTCGCTGGCTCCTGAGGGCAGCGTTGTGAAGACGGCAGGGTTCGATGCGTCCGTCTTCGAAGGCCCCGCAAAGGTGTTCGAGCGGGAACGCGCCGCCATGGATGCGCTGACCAACGGAGAGATCCAGCACGGCGATGTCGTGGTCATCCGGTACGAGGGCCCGAAGGGTGGCCCCGGCATGCGGGAGATGCTCGCGATCACCGCCGCCATCAAGGGTGCAGGCCTCGGCAAAGATGTACTACTCTTGACAGACGGCAGATTCTCAGGCGGCACAACCGGACTGTGTATCGGCCACATAGCACCCGAAGCAGTCGACGCAGGTCCGATTGCCTTCGTGCGCGATGGTGATCTAATACGGGTCGATATCGCAGCTCGCTCGCTTGACCTACTGGTCGAGCCCTCAGAGCTTGCAGCCCGCCGAGACGGCTGGGCTCCGCTTCCTCCGCGCTATACCCGTGGCGTTCTGGCCAAGTACTCGAAGCTCGTGCATTCTGCAGCAGAAGGCGCGATCACCGGGTAA